Proteins encoded within one genomic window of Mycolicibacterium aubagnense:
- a CDS encoding AraC family transcriptional regulator produces the protein MDALAGLLEGPRARGAFLMRSLLDPPWALRVQDRAPLTIVVVARGSATVLPDGAAGRRLEAGDIAIFRGPDGYTVADDAATAPAIVVHPGQVTTTIDGEPLCEALSLGIRSWGTRPDAETLLITGAYEEVGAVCRRLLTALPPLVVVRQGEVNSMLVDLLLDEMSRDEPAQGAVLDRMLDLLTIAALRSWFSREEAPAWYRAYRDPQVGTALRLIENNPAHPWTVGSLAAEVGLSRAALARRFTQLVGEPPMALLTEIRLALAVDLLRGSDATIEAVARDVGYGTAFALSTAIKRRYGMSPKVIRAQGSSSGD, from the coding sequence GTGGACGCCCTGGCCGGTTTACTGGAAGGGCCACGTGCTCGTGGCGCATTTCTGATGCGCTCGTTGCTCGACCCGCCGTGGGCGCTACGGGTGCAGGACCGGGCTCCGCTCACCATCGTGGTGGTGGCCCGCGGGTCGGCGACGGTCCTCCCGGACGGTGCCGCCGGCCGGCGGCTCGAGGCGGGCGACATTGCGATCTTCCGTGGACCCGACGGCTATACCGTCGCCGATGATGCCGCCACCGCACCCGCGATCGTCGTGCACCCGGGACAGGTCACCACGACCATCGATGGTGAACCACTGTGCGAGGCACTGAGTCTGGGGATTCGCAGCTGGGGCACCCGTCCCGACGCAGAGACCCTGTTGATCACCGGAGCCTACGAGGAAGTCGGTGCGGTCTGCCGGCGACTGCTGACCGCACTGCCGCCACTGGTGGTGGTCCGGCAGGGCGAGGTCAACAGTATGTTGGTCGATCTCCTGCTCGATGAGATGTCGCGCGATGAGCCGGCACAAGGTGCGGTGCTCGACCGAATGCTCGATCTGCTCACCATTGCGGCGTTGCGTAGCTGGTTCTCTCGTGAAGAGGCGCCGGCCTGGTATCGCGCGTATCGGGATCCTCAGGTGGGCACGGCTCTTCGGCTGATCGAGAACAATCCGGCACATCCCTGGACCGTGGGGTCGCTGGCCGCCGAGGTCGGGCTGTCCCGGGCAGCACTGGCGCGTCGATTCACCCAACTCGTCGGCGAACCACCGATGGCACTGCTGACCGAGATTCGCCTGGCGCTGGCCGTCGACCTGCTGCGCGGGTCCGACGCCACGATCGAAGCCGTTGCGCGCGACGTCGGCTATGGCACCGCCTTCGCGCTGAGTACCGCGATCAAGCGCCGTTACGGCATGAGCCCCAAGGTAATTCGCGCCCAGGGGAGCTCGTCGGGCGATTAG
- a CDS encoding SDR family oxidoreductase translates to MGTYAVTGSASGMGHQAAEQLRTQGHTVIGVDLKEADVIADLSTAGGRRTAATRVLELSEGKLDGAVLAAGIGPGAGADRARLIAQINYFGTVDLLTAWRPALAAAAGNAKVVALGSNSSTTVPAVPHRAIRALLAGDADRAARAVRFFGGGASALMYAASKIAVSRWVRRAAVTADWAGRGIRLNVLAPGAIMTPLLQAQLDSPREGKAVRAFPIPAGGFGDPVHLANWITFMLSDSADFLCGSVIFVDGGTDAYFRPDDWPKGVPWRGIPNYLWRYRRFATMR, encoded by the coding sequence ATCGGTACCTACGCTGTGACAGGCTCGGCATCCGGCATGGGGCACCAAGCGGCGGAGCAACTACGCACTCAGGGGCACACGGTGATCGGGGTCGACCTCAAAGAAGCCGACGTCATCGCCGACCTGTCCACCGCGGGCGGCCGGCGCACCGCCGCTACCCGCGTCCTGGAACTGTCCGAGGGCAAGCTCGACGGCGCCGTACTGGCTGCGGGGATCGGACCCGGCGCCGGCGCCGACCGCGCCCGCCTGATCGCCCAGATCAACTACTTCGGCACCGTCGACCTGCTGACCGCCTGGCGCCCGGCGCTCGCCGCTGCCGCCGGGAACGCGAAAGTTGTTGCCCTGGGCAGCAACTCGAGCACAACGGTGCCCGCAGTCCCCCACCGCGCGATCAGAGCCCTCCTGGCCGGTGACGCCGACCGAGCGGCCCGTGCGGTGCGGTTCTTCGGCGGCGGTGCCTCAGCGCTCATGTACGCCGCTTCCAAGATCGCTGTTTCCCGCTGGGTCCGGCGGGCCGCGGTGACGGCCGACTGGGCCGGCCGCGGCATCCGGCTCAACGTCCTGGCGCCCGGCGCCATCATGACTCCGCTGCTGCAGGCCCAGCTCGATTCGCCGCGCGAAGGCAAGGCGGTGCGCGCCTTCCCGATTCCAGCGGGCGGCTTCGGCGACCCAGTACACCTCGCGAACTGGATCACCTTCATGTTGTCGGACTCTGCCGACTTCCTCTGCGGCAGTGTCATTTTCGTCGACGGCGGCACCGATGCCTACTTCCGGCCCGATGACTGGCCCAAGGGCGTGCCCTGGCGCGGCATTCCGAATTACCTGTGGCGGTACCGCCGGTTCGCCACGATGCGCTAA
- a CDS encoding alpha/beta hydrolase, translating into MSLDSQIAGLLDALNGGFPDLPSMTGAQARATIRARFVPPAEPEPVASVTDTEVDGIRVRVYRPATDGSRGPLPIFVFAHGGGFVFCDLDSHDGLCRSFANSIPAVVVSVDYRLAPEHPWPAAAEDVYTVTQWAAAHAAELGGDPAKLVVGGDSAGGNLSAVTALMTRDRGGAPLAAQILLYPVLTADFTYGSYHEFRTGYYNTTAAMQWYWDQYVPNTTDRENPYAAPLSASVEGVAPAVLVVTGYDPMRDEALAYAEALREADVPVTELYYGAIHGFLTMPVLDIAHRARRDVADAVTTLFAD; encoded by the coding sequence ATGAGCCTCGACTCGCAGATCGCCGGCCTCCTCGATGCGCTGAACGGCGGCTTTCCCGACCTGCCGAGCATGACCGGCGCGCAAGCGCGCGCCACCATTCGCGCACGCTTCGTCCCGCCCGCCGAACCCGAGCCGGTCGCGTCGGTCACCGACACCGAGGTCGACGGCATCCGCGTCCGGGTCTACCGGCCCGCCACCGACGGCTCACGCGGCCCACTTCCGATCTTCGTGTTCGCCCACGGCGGCGGATTCGTCTTCTGCGATCTGGACTCGCACGACGGACTCTGCCGCAGCTTCGCGAACTCGATTCCCGCCGTGGTGGTTTCAGTCGACTACCGGCTGGCGCCCGAGCACCCGTGGCCGGCGGCCGCCGAAGACGTCTACACCGTCACCCAATGGGCTGCCGCTCATGCCGCCGAACTCGGCGGGGACCCGGCGAAGCTCGTGGTCGGCGGAGACAGCGCCGGGGGCAACCTTTCCGCGGTCACCGCATTGATGACCCGCGATCGGGGCGGCGCGCCACTGGCCGCTCAGATACTGCTCTACCCCGTACTGACCGCCGACTTCACCTACGGTTCGTACCACGAGTTCCGCACCGGCTACTACAACACCACCGCAGCCATGCAGTGGTACTGGGACCAGTACGTGCCCAACACCACTGACCGCGAAAACCCCTACGCCGCACCGCTTTCCGCATCCGTCGAAGGAGTGGCGCCGGCTGTGCTGGTGGTCACGGGCTACGATCCGATGCGGGACGAGGCGCTTGCTTACGCCGAGGCGTTGCGCGAGGCCGACGTTCCGGTCACCGAGCTGTATTACGGTGCCATTCACGGCTTCTTGACCATGCCGGTACTCGACATCGCACACCGCGCCCGCCGTGACGTGGCCGACGCAGTGACGACGTTGTTCGCCGATTAG
- a CDS encoding IclR family transcriptional regulator, which translates to MAAAVESTTPSAVIDRVSLVLDAFDGPGRLTLAQIVRRTGLPRSSAHRMLERLVQLRWLRRNGRDYELGMRLVELGSLAVHQDRIHRAAGPLLHELHRATGLVVHLAVLDGGDVVYLEKVGNGMMTVLPSRVGGRQPAHCTAVGKAILAYNQDAEVDLMSRKTKYSIAGRAQLATELAKVRAHGVAFEREESVPGFGCVAAPIGRQGEAVAAVSVCGPMNRMAFEQLTAPVRMTAMGIWRNAEDSRVAPTLQPMRPLRMGPALQYA; encoded by the coding sequence ATGGCAGCAGCAGTCGAATCCACCACCCCCAGCGCGGTCATCGACCGGGTGTCGCTGGTTCTCGACGCGTTCGACGGCCCCGGCCGCCTGACCCTGGCGCAGATCGTGCGCCGCACCGGTCTGCCCCGCTCCTCCGCACATCGCATGCTCGAGCGACTGGTCCAGCTGCGCTGGCTGCGCCGCAACGGCCGCGACTACGAACTGGGGATGCGTCTGGTGGAACTCGGCTCGCTGGCCGTGCATCAGGACCGCATTCACCGCGCGGCCGGCCCGCTGCTGCACGAACTGCACCGCGCCACCGGGTTAGTCGTCCACCTCGCCGTGCTCGACGGTGGCGATGTCGTCTACCTGGAGAAGGTCGGCAACGGCATGATGACCGTGCTGCCGTCGCGGGTGGGCGGCCGCCAGCCGGCGCACTGTACCGCCGTCGGCAAGGCCATCCTGGCCTACAACCAGGACGCCGAGGTCGACCTCATGAGCCGCAAGACCAAATACTCGATTGCGGGCCGCGCCCAGCTCGCCACCGAGCTGGCCAAGGTCCGCGCCCACGGTGTCGCCTTCGAGCGCGAAGAGTCGGTGCCCGGATTCGGTTGCGTCGCAGCGCCGATCGGTCGCCAGGGTGAGGCTGTCGCCGCTGTCTCCGTGTGTGGTCCAATGAACCGCATGGCCTTCGAGCAGCTGACTGCGCCGGTGCGTATGACCGCCATGGGCATCTGGCGCAACGCCGAGGATTCCCGCGTGGCACCGACACTGCAGCCCATGCGCCCGCTGCGCATGGGCCCGGCGCTGCAGTACGCGTGA
- a CDS encoding FAD-dependent oxidoreductase, whose amino-acid sequence MSATVLPVPASSITAWDDEADVVIVGYGIAGAAAAVEASAAGADVLVVERTGGWGGAAAMAGGFIYLGGGTALQKACGFTDSVENMATFLKVAMGPGADAERIDDYCAGSVAHYDWLVRCGVPFKPVFWGEPGWEPPGDEGLMFTGGENAFPYNTIATPAPRGHVPLMADKVAGERSGGYMLMKPLVETATAQGVRSVYDTEVLSLIIEADGRVVGIVARRYTDTVAIKARRGVVLASGSFAYSDAMVAQYAPRIAGRPAASIEQHDGRAIRMAQALGADLAHMDATEVAFFCDPQQLVRGILVNGFGQRYIAEDTYPGRIGQQTLYYQDNTAYLIIDGDAMEEATAATSATPFLRRPATWVCETVAELEAEMGLPDGVLQNTVTYYNAHAANGEDPLLHKKPQWLRPIGSPVGAIDLRSSTGGFTLGGLLTTLDGRVLHVSGEPIPGLFAAGRSAAGLSAWGYASGVSLGDGSFYGRRAGRSAAQS is encoded by the coding sequence ATGAGCGCCACCGTGTTGCCGGTCCCGGCATCGTCCATCACCGCATGGGACGACGAAGCTGACGTGGTCATCGTCGGCTACGGCATCGCCGGTGCGGCCGCTGCCGTCGAGGCTTCCGCGGCCGGGGCGGACGTGCTGGTCGTCGAACGCACCGGCGGCTGGGGCGGCGCCGCCGCGATGGCCGGTGGGTTCATCTATCTCGGCGGTGGCACGGCACTCCAAAAGGCTTGCGGCTTCACCGATTCGGTGGAGAATATGGCCACCTTCCTGAAGGTGGCCATGGGCCCGGGCGCCGACGCCGAACGGATCGATGACTACTGCGCGGGCAGTGTCGCCCACTATGACTGGCTGGTGCGCTGCGGCGTGCCGTTCAAGCCGGTGTTCTGGGGCGAACCCGGCTGGGAGCCGCCGGGCGATGAGGGCCTGATGTTCACCGGTGGCGAGAATGCCTTCCCCTACAACACCATTGCCACCCCGGCGCCGCGCGGCCACGTGCCGCTGATGGCCGACAAGGTGGCCGGTGAACGCAGTGGCGGCTACATGCTGATGAAGCCGCTGGTGGAGACCGCCACCGCGCAGGGCGTCCGGTCCGTCTACGACACCGAGGTGCTGTCGTTGATCATCGAGGCCGACGGCCGGGTGGTCGGCATCGTCGCGCGCCGGTACACCGACACCGTGGCGATCAAAGCCCGCCGCGGTGTGGTGCTGGCCTCGGGCAGCTTCGCGTACAGCGACGCCATGGTCGCGCAATACGCGCCACGCATCGCGGGCCGTCCCGCCGCAAGCATCGAGCAGCACGACGGACGGGCCATCCGGATGGCTCAGGCCCTCGGTGCTGATCTGGCGCACATGGATGCCACCGAGGTGGCGTTCTTCTGCGACCCCCAGCAGTTGGTGCGCGGCATCCTGGTCAACGGTTTCGGCCAGCGGTACATCGCCGAAGACACCTATCCGGGACGCATCGGCCAGCAGACGCTGTACTACCAGGACAACACGGCCTACCTGATCATCGATGGCGACGCGATGGAGGAAGCGACCGCCGCGACGTCCGCGACGCCGTTCCTGCGTCGCCCGGCCACCTGGGTCTGCGAGACCGTGGCGGAGCTCGAAGCCGAGATGGGGCTGCCCGACGGCGTACTGCAGAACACCGTGACCTATTACAACGCGCACGCGGCGAATGGTGAAGACCCGCTGCTGCACAAGAAGCCGCAGTGGCTACGTCCGATCGGGTCACCGGTCGGCGCGATCGATCTGCGCTCCAGCACCGGTGGCTTCACCCTCGGTGGCCTCTTGACGACACTCGACGGCCGGGTCCTGCATGTCAGCGGCGAGCCGATACCCGGTCTGTTCGCGGCCGGGCGGAGCGCGGCCGGCCTGTCCGCATGGGGATATGCCAGTGGCGTCTCCCTGGGCGACGGCAGCTTCTACGGGCGACGTGCCGGGAGGTCCGCGGCCCAGAGTTGA
- the bphC gene encoding biphenyl-2,3-diol 1,2-dioxygenase produces the protein MTDLKSLGYVKVQTADIERWRQFAFDVLGFATGSGPDPDALYLRMDERTARIIVAPGDADRIVTVGWEVRDGAALRRVEATLDGAGVPWKQLSLEEADARRVDEVIAFVDPAGNDVEVFHGAVLDHSPVVTPFGARFVTEGLGLGHVVLPAQDAGGLTAFYTDVLGFLPRGAFRVPAPPEFGPLRVRFLGINERHHSLAICPAATLRDPKLIHLMVEVDTLDAVGQALDRVNRDGFQVSSTLGRHTNDKMVSFYVRSPGDWDIEFGTEGMKVDERHYTAEEITADSYWGHEWMGVPPRAMLP, from the coding sequence GTGACTGATCTGAAGAGCCTGGGCTATGTGAAAGTCCAGACCGCCGACATCGAACGCTGGCGCCAATTCGCTTTCGACGTACTGGGTTTCGCGACCGGTAGCGGTCCCGATCCCGACGCGCTGTACCTGCGAATGGACGAGCGGACCGCGCGCATCATCGTGGCGCCAGGCGATGCCGACCGCATCGTCACCGTGGGCTGGGAGGTCCGGGACGGCGCCGCACTGCGCCGGGTGGAGGCGACCCTGGACGGCGCCGGCGTGCCGTGGAAGCAGTTGTCCCTGGAGGAAGCCGATGCCCGACGGGTCGACGAGGTCATCGCCTTCGTCGACCCCGCCGGCAACGACGTCGAGGTGTTCCACGGTGCGGTGCTGGACCACAGCCCCGTCGTCACGCCGTTCGGCGCGCGCTTCGTCACCGAAGGCCTCGGCCTGGGCCACGTGGTGCTGCCCGCCCAGGACGCCGGCGGGTTGACCGCGTTCTACACCGACGTGCTGGGTTTCCTGCCCCGCGGCGCCTTCCGGGTGCCCGCTCCCCCGGAGTTCGGTCCCCTGCGGGTGCGGTTCCTGGGCATCAACGAGCGGCACCACAGCCTGGCGATCTGCCCGGCCGCGACGCTGCGCGACCCGAAGCTGATCCACCTGATGGTCGAGGTCGACACGCTCGACGCCGTCGGCCAAGCGCTCGACCGGGTGAACCGGGACGGCTTCCAGGTGTCCTCCACGCTGGGCCGGCACACCAACGACAAGATGGTCTCGTTCTACGTGCGGTCGCCCGGCGACTGGGATATCGAGTTCGGCACCGAGGGCATGAAGGTCGACGAACGGCACTACACCGCAGAGGAAATCACCGCCGACAGCTACTGGGGCCATGAGTGGATGGGCGTTCCGCCGCGGGCGATGCTGCCATGA
- a CDS encoding acyl-CoA dehydrogenase family protein, giving the protein MTQRVIDKLGDIADQLREQAWEAEKLGQLPDETVKLMKAAGNIKLLQPTEYDGLEVHPREFAETVMATAALDPAAGWINGVVGVHPYQLAYADPKVAAEIWGSDTDTWVASPYAPQGVARPVDGGYIFNGRWQFSSGTDHCEWIFLGAMLGDTEGKPLMPPQMLHMILPRSDYEIVQDSWNVVGLRGTGSKDVIVKDAFVPTYRTMDATKVMDGRAQIEAGMTSPLYLMPWSTMFPLGISSAVIGIAEGALAAALDYQRERVNSSGVAIKDDPYVMYAIGEAAADINAARQELLANVDRIYDLVEAGKEVSFDDRAAGRRTQIRSVWRAVSAVDEIFARCGGNATRMDKPLQRYWRDAHVGQAHAIHVPGTTFHASALSSLGVDPQGPLRGMI; this is encoded by the coding sequence ATGACCCAGCGGGTTATCGACAAACTCGGTGACATCGCCGACCAGCTTCGCGAACAAGCCTGGGAAGCAGAGAAGTTGGGCCAACTGCCCGACGAGACCGTCAAGCTGATGAAGGCCGCCGGCAACATCAAGCTGCTGCAGCCCACCGAATACGACGGCTTGGAGGTGCATCCGCGCGAGTTCGCGGAGACCGTGATGGCGACCGCCGCCCTGGACCCGGCCGCCGGCTGGATCAACGGCGTTGTCGGTGTGCACCCGTACCAGCTCGCCTACGCCGACCCGAAGGTCGCGGCCGAGATCTGGGGATCCGACACCGACACCTGGGTCGCTTCGCCGTACGCCCCACAGGGTGTGGCCCGGCCCGTTGACGGTGGCTACATCTTCAACGGTCGTTGGCAGTTCAGCTCGGGCACCGACCACTGTGAGTGGATCTTCTTGGGCGCCATGCTCGGTGACACCGAGGGCAAGCCCCTCATGCCACCGCAGATGCTGCACATGATCCTGCCCCGCAGCGACTACGAGATCGTGCAGGACTCCTGGAACGTCGTGGGGCTACGCGGCACCGGCTCCAAGGACGTCATCGTCAAGGACGCGTTCGTCCCCACCTACCGCACCATGGACGCCACCAAGGTGATGGACGGCCGGGCCCAGATCGAGGCCGGCATGACCTCGCCGCTGTACCTGATGCCGTGGTCGACCATGTTCCCGCTGGGCATCTCGTCGGCCGTCATCGGTATCGCCGAGGGCGCCCTGGCCGCCGCACTCGACTATCAGCGCGAGCGCGTCAACTCCAGTGGCGTGGCGATCAAGGACGACCCGTACGTCATGTACGCCATCGGCGAGGCCGCGGCCGACATCAACGCCGCCCGCCAAGAATTACTGGCCAACGTCGACCGCATCTACGACCTGGTCGAGGCGGGCAAAGAAGTGTCCTTCGACGACCGCGCCGCCGGCAGGCGCACCCAGATCCGGTCGGTGTGGCGCGCGGTGTCCGCCGTCGACGAAATCTTCGCCCGCTGCGGCGGCAATGCCACCCGCATGGACAAGCCGCTGCAGCGGTACTGGCGCGACGCACATGTCGGCCAGGCCCACGCCATCCACGTCCCCGGCACCACTTTCCACGCGTCGGCACTGAGCAGCTTGGGCGTCGACCCCCAGGGCCCGCTGCGAGGCATGATCTGA
- a CDS encoding flavin-containing monooxygenase — MGSTEHVDVVVVGAGFAGLYALHKLRSEGHSVIVFEAAADVGGTWYHNRYPGARCDVESIDYCYSFDKDLQQEWTWTEKYATQAEILTYINHVADRFDLRRDIRLGTRVTSAILDEERLRWVVTTDTGESVDAQFCVMATGALSDPLLPNIPGVETFAGETYHTANWPHEGVDFTGKRVGLIGTGSSGIQTTPIVAAQAAELVVFQRTPNFSVPAGNEPLTAEREAEVKANYDERRELSWRSGGGSPHTAHPKLTMELSEEERRAEFEKRWQLGGVLFSKTFLDQMVDPVANAEAKKFYDEKVRAVIDDPAVADLLIPTDHPIGAKRICTDTNYFQTFNQPHVKLVSVRQTPIEKIDATGITTAEARFDLDAIIFATGFDALTGALGRIDITGRGGEKLKDNWVDGPRSYLGLGVDHFPNMFLVNGPGAPAVLANMVLHAEAHVNWIADAIAYVGSHGYSAIEATTEAVDDWNAELVRRADQTLFPKANSWYLGANVPGKPRVFMLFIGGFAAYNDICAEVAAAGYKGFELTKAG, encoded by the coding sequence ATGGGCAGCACAGAACACGTCGATGTCGTCGTTGTAGGTGCCGGGTTCGCCGGTCTTTACGCACTGCACAAGCTGCGGTCCGAGGGCCATTCGGTGATCGTGTTCGAGGCGGCCGCGGACGTGGGCGGCACCTGGTACCACAACCGGTATCCGGGCGCTCGTTGCGACGTCGAGAGCATCGACTACTGCTACTCCTTCGACAAGGACCTGCAGCAGGAGTGGACTTGGACGGAGAAGTACGCCACCCAGGCCGAAATCCTCACGTACATCAACCATGTCGCCGACCGGTTCGACCTGCGCCGCGACATCCGGCTGGGCACCCGCGTCACCTCGGCGATCCTCGATGAGGAGCGGCTGCGCTGGGTGGTGACCACCGACACCGGCGAATCCGTGGACGCGCAGTTTTGCGTCATGGCCACCGGCGCACTGTCCGACCCGCTGCTGCCGAACATTCCGGGGGTCGAGACCTTTGCCGGCGAGACCTACCACACGGCGAACTGGCCGCACGAGGGCGTCGACTTCACGGGCAAGCGGGTCGGCCTCATCGGCACCGGATCGTCGGGCATCCAGACCACCCCGATCGTGGCCGCGCAGGCCGCCGAACTCGTTGTCTTCCAACGCACTCCGAACTTCTCGGTGCCGGCGGGCAACGAGCCGTTGACGGCTGAGCGCGAAGCCGAGGTCAAGGCCAACTACGACGAGCGGCGCGAGCTGTCGTGGCGCAGCGGCGGCGGATCGCCGCACACGGCGCACCCGAAGCTCACCATGGAACTGTCCGAAGAAGAGCGCCGGGCCGAGTTCGAAAAGCGTTGGCAGTTGGGTGGGGTGCTGTTCAGCAAGACCTTCCTGGACCAGATGGTCGACCCGGTGGCCAACGCCGAAGCCAAGAAGTTCTACGACGAGAAGGTGCGGGCGGTCATCGACGATCCCGCTGTCGCCGACCTGCTGATCCCGACCGACCACCCGATCGGCGCCAAGCGAATCTGTACCGATACCAACTACTTCCAGACGTTCAACCAGCCGCACGTGAAGCTGGTCAGCGTGAGGCAGACGCCGATCGAGAAGATCGACGCCACCGGCATCACCACCGCCGAGGCCCGGTTCGACCTGGACGCCATCATCTTCGCCACGGGGTTCGACGCGCTCACCGGTGCGCTGGGACGTATCGACATCACCGGCCGCGGCGGCGAGAAGCTCAAGGACAACTGGGTCGACGGCCCGCGCAGTTACCTGGGCCTGGGGGTCGACCATTTCCCGAACATGTTCCTCGTGAACGGCCCCGGTGCGCCGGCAGTGCTGGCCAACATGGTGCTGCACGCCGAAGCGCACGTGAACTGGATCGCCGACGCCATCGCGTACGTCGGCTCGCATGGCTACTCGGCAATCGAAGCCACCACCGAGGCGGTTGACGACTGGAACGCCGAACTGGTCCGCCGGGCCGACCAGACGCTGTTCCCGAAGGCCAATTCCTGGTACCTGGGCGCGAATGTTCCTGGCAAGCCCCGGGTTTTCATGTTGTTCATCGGTGGCTTCGCCGCGTACAACGACATCTGCGCCGAGGTTGCCGCCGCTGGGTACAAGGGATTCGAACTGACCAAGGCCGGCTGA
- a CDS encoding mycofactocin-coupled SDR family oxidoreductase produces the protein MSGLLNKVALVTGAARGTGRAHCERFADAGADIIALDVAGATADLADVAGAVKQRGQRCYTGVADVSSFDEVRAAVDEGVWEFGRLDVVVANAGIHSASAPAWEVSAEDWQRVIGVNLTGVWHTVKASVPHFGPGGGSVVIISSTNGLRGTANTSAYTATKHAVVGLARTLANELGPKRIRVNTVHPGAVGTPMVLNPETFKRIRPDLENPTEADVAEVLSARNLLPVPWVEPEDISNAVVFLASDEARYITGTQLVVDAGLTQKA, from the coding sequence ATGTCAGGGCTGCTGAACAAGGTCGCCCTCGTCACCGGTGCCGCGCGCGGCACCGGCCGAGCCCACTGCGAGCGGTTCGCCGACGCGGGCGCTGACATCATCGCTCTCGACGTCGCCGGTGCCACAGCCGATTTGGCCGATGTTGCCGGCGCGGTCAAGCAACGTGGCCAGCGCTGCTACACCGGCGTGGCAGATGTGTCGTCGTTCGACGAGGTGCGGGCCGCGGTCGACGAAGGGGTCTGGGAGTTCGGCCGGTTGGACGTGGTCGTCGCCAACGCCGGAATTCACTCGGCGTCGGCACCGGCCTGGGAGGTGAGTGCCGAAGACTGGCAACGCGTCATCGGGGTCAACCTCACCGGCGTGTGGCATACGGTCAAGGCGAGCGTGCCGCATTTCGGCCCGGGCGGCGGCTCCGTGGTGATCATCAGTTCCACCAACGGACTTCGCGGCACCGCGAACACGTCGGCGTACACCGCGACCAAGCACGCCGTCGTCGGCCTGGCGCGCACCTTGGCGAATGAGCTGGGGCCCAAGCGGATTCGCGTCAACACCGTACATCCCGGCGCGGTGGGCACGCCGATGGTGCTCAACCCGGAGACCTTCAAGCGCATCCGGCCGGACCTGGAGAACCCGACGGAAGCCGATGTCGCCGAAGTCCTCTCCGCGCGCAATCTCCTACCGGTGCCGTGGGTGGAGCCCGAGGACATCAGCAATGCGGTGGTGTTCTTGGCGTCCGACGAGGCCCGCTACATCACCGGAACCCAGTTGGTCGTCGACGCGGGGCTCACGCAGAAGGCCTAA